One genomic segment of Stenotrophomonas sp. 704A1 includes these proteins:
- a CDS encoding LPS-assembly lipoprotein LptE, translated as MTRILLALVLALGLAGCGFHLRNKLMLPSNTAPVKVVSTAPYSELVKLLNRSLLASGAKLADEDSTGPTTQLQVLSERWGDLPIAIDSQGRAQEYSLRYAVIFIFRREDGTELVPQQVIELSRDYVSPPTDATGTTTEREILADELRREMSASIIRRIDSVVRAELEKGGSLVAPKPAQPAAAGPAPAVEK; from the coding sequence ATGACCCGAATCCTGCTTGCCCTCGTCCTTGCCCTCGGCCTCGCCGGCTGTGGTTTCCACCTGCGCAACAAGCTGATGCTGCCGAGCAATACGGCACCGGTGAAGGTGGTGTCCACCGCACCGTACAGCGAACTGGTCAAGCTCTTGAACCGCAGCCTGCTGGCATCCGGTGCGAAGCTGGCCGACGAGGACAGCACCGGGCCCACCACCCAGCTGCAGGTCCTGTCCGAGCGCTGGGGCGACCTGCCCATCGCCATCGACTCGCAGGGCCGTGCGCAGGAGTACAGCCTGCGCTATGCGGTGATCTTCATCTTCCGTCGCGAAGACGGCACCGAACTGGTGCCGCAGCAGGTGATCGAACTGTCGCGCGACTACGTGTCGCCGCCGACCGACGCCACCGGTACCACCACCGAGCGCGAGATCCTGGCGGACGAACTGCGCCGCGAAATGTCCGCCTCGATCATCCGTCGCATCGACAGCGTGGTGCGCGCCGAACTTGAGAAGGGTGGCAGCCTTGTGGCCCCGAAGCCGGCACAGCCGGCGGCAGCCGGGCCCGCGCCTGCCGTCGAGAAGTGA
- the leuS gene encoding leucine--tRNA ligase: MTSAETNAYDPQQVESAAQQYWDATRAFEVDETSDKPKYYCLSMLPYPSGALHMGHVRNYTIGDVISRYKRMTGHNVLQPMGWDAFGLPAENAAIKNKTAPAAWTYKNIEHMRGQFKAMGYAVDWSREFATCRPDYYVHEQRMFTRLMRKGLAYRRNAVVNWDPVDQTVLANEQVIDGRGWRSGALVEKREIPQWFLRITDYAQELLDGLDELDGWPESVKTMQRNWIGRSEGLEIQFDVRDVDGTALDPLRVFTTRPDTVMGVTFVSIAAEHPLALHAAKNNPELAAMLADLKQGGVSEAELETQEKRGMDTGLRAVHPVTGEQVPVWVANFVLMGYGTGAVMAVPGHDQRDNEVANKYGLPIVQVIALKDPRNEDERSWDGTRWQDWYSDKSRQTELVNSAEFDGLDFQGAFEALAERFERKAQGQRRVNYRLRDWGVSRQRYWGCPIPVIYCGKCGAVPVPEEQLPVVLPEDVAFAGTGSPIKTDPEWRKTTCPECGGAAERETDTFDTFMESSWYYARYTSPGARDAVDKRGNYWLPVDQYIGGIEHAILHLMYFRFYHKLLRDARMVDSNEPARNLLCQGMVIAETYYRPNPDGSKDWINPADVEVQRDERGRITGATLIADGQPVVVGGTEKMSKSKNNGVDPQAMVDKYGADTVRLFSMFAAPPEQSLEWNEAGVDGMARFLRRLWAQVQKHAADGAAPALDVAALDANQKALRRKTHETIGKVGDDYGRRHSFNTAIAAVMELMNALARFEDGSDQGRAVRQEALQAIVLLLNPITPHASHALWQVLGHGETLLEDQPFPQADSSALVRDALTLAVQVNGKLRGTIDVAADAARDQVEALAQAEPNAARFLEGLTVRKIIIVPGKIVNIVAA; this comes from the coding sequence ATGACCAGCGCTGAAACCAACGCCTACGACCCGCAGCAGGTTGAATCCGCCGCCCAGCAGTACTGGGACGCCACCCGTGCCTTCGAGGTCGACGAGACCTCGGACAAGCCGAAGTACTACTGCCTGTCGATGCTTCCGTACCCGTCCGGTGCGCTGCACATGGGCCACGTGCGCAACTACACGATCGGTGACGTGATCAGCCGCTACAAGCGCATGACCGGCCACAACGTGCTGCAGCCGATGGGCTGGGACGCGTTCGGCCTGCCGGCGGAAAATGCTGCGATCAAGAACAAGACCGCGCCGGCGGCCTGGACCTACAAGAACATCGAGCACATGCGCGGCCAGTTCAAGGCCATGGGCTATGCCGTTGACTGGTCGCGCGAGTTCGCCACCTGCCGTCCGGACTACTACGTCCACGAGCAGCGCATGTTCACCCGCCTGATGCGCAAGGGCCTGGCCTACCGTCGCAACGCGGTGGTGAACTGGGACCCGGTCGATCAGACCGTGCTGGCCAACGAGCAGGTCATCGACGGCCGTGGCTGGCGTTCCGGCGCGCTGGTGGAGAAGCGCGAGATCCCGCAGTGGTTCCTGCGCATCACCGACTACGCCCAGGAGCTGCTGGACGGCCTGGACGAGCTGGACGGCTGGCCGGAATCGGTCAAGACCATGCAGCGCAACTGGATCGGCCGTTCCGAGGGCCTGGAAATCCAGTTCGACGTGCGCGATGTCGACGGCACCGCGCTGGATCCGCTGCGCGTGTTCACCACCCGCCCCGATACGGTGATGGGCGTGACCTTCGTGTCGATCGCCGCCGAACATCCGCTGGCGCTGCATGCGGCGAAGAACAACCCGGAACTGGCCGCGATGCTGGCCGACCTGAAGCAGGGCGGCGTGTCCGAGGCGGAACTGGAAACCCAGGAAAAGCGCGGCATGGACACCGGCCTGCGTGCCGTCCATCCGGTTACCGGCGAGCAGGTGCCGGTGTGGGTCGCCAACTTCGTGCTGATGGGCTACGGCACCGGCGCGGTGATGGCCGTACCCGGCCACGACCAGCGCGACAACGAGGTGGCCAACAAGTATGGCCTGCCGATCGTGCAGGTCATCGCGCTGAAGGACCCGCGCAACGAGGACGAGCGCAGCTGGGACGGCACCCGCTGGCAGGACTGGTACAGCGACAAGAGCCGCCAGACCGAACTGGTCAACTCGGCCGAGTTCGACGGCCTGGACTTCCAGGGTGCCTTCGAGGCGCTGGCCGAACGTTTCGAGCGCAAGGCCCAGGGCCAGCGCCGCGTCAATTACCGCCTGCGCGACTGGGGCGTGAGCCGCCAGCGCTACTGGGGCTGCCCGATTCCGGTGATCTACTGCGGAAAGTGCGGTGCAGTGCCGGTGCCGGAAGAACAGCTGCCGGTGGTGCTGCCGGAGGACGTGGCGTTCGCCGGCACCGGTTCGCCGATCAAGACCGATCCGGAATGGCGCAAGACCACCTGCCCGGAATGCGGCGGCGCGGCCGAGCGCGAGACCGACACCTTCGACACCTTCATGGAGTCGAGCTGGTACTACGCCCGCTACACCTCGCCCGGTGCCCGTGATGCGGTGGACAAGCGCGGCAACTACTGGCTGCCGGTCGACCAGTACATCGGCGGCATCGAGCACGCGATCCTGCACCTGATGTATTTCCGCTTCTACCACAAGCTGCTGCGCGACGCGCGGATGGTGGACAGCAACGAGCCGGCGCGCAACCTGCTGTGCCAGGGCATGGTGATCGCAGAGACCTACTACCGGCCGAACCCGGATGGCTCGAAGGACTGGATCAACCCGGCCGACGTGGAAGTGCAGCGCGACGAGCGCGGCCGCATCACCGGCGCCACCCTGATTGCCGACGGCCAGCCGGTGGTGGTCGGTGGCACCGAGAAGATGTCCAAGTCGAAGAACAACGGCGTGGACCCGCAGGCGATGGTCGACAAGTACGGCGCCGACACCGTGCGCCTGTTCTCGATGTTCGCCGCGCCGCCCGAGCAGTCGCTGGAGTGGAACGAGGCCGGCGTGGATGGCATGGCGCGCTTCCTGCGCCGTTTGTGGGCGCAGGTGCAGAAGCATGCTGCCGACGGTGCCGCCCCGGCGCTGGACGTGGCGGCACTGGATGCCAACCAGAAGGCGCTGCGCCGCAAGACCCACGAAACCATCGGCAAGGTCGGCGACGACTACGGCCGCCGCCACAGCTTCAATACCGCCATTGCCGCGGTGATGGAACTGATGAACGCGCTGGCCAGGTTCGAGGATGGCAGTGACCAGGGGCGCGCAGTGCGCCAGGAAGCGCTGCAGGCCATCGTGCTGCTGCTCAACCCGATCACTCCGCACGCCAGCCATGCGCTGTGGCAGGTGCTGGGCCATGGCGAGACGCTGCTGGAAGACCAGCCGTTCCCGCAGGCCGACAGCAGCGCGCTGGTGCGCGATGCGCTGACCCTGGCCGTGCAGGTCAACGGCAAGCTGCGTGGCACCATCGACGTCGCCGCCGATGCTGCGCGCGACCAGGTGGAAGCACTGGCACAGGCCGAGCCGAATGCGGCCAGGTTCCTGGAAGGGCTGACGGTGCGCAAGATCATCATCGTCCCCGGCAAGATCGTGAACATCGTCGCTGCCTGA
- a CDS encoding DUF998 domain-containing protein, producing the protein MSSLSPLLRGSGLIAALLFVLAVLGFGAGLEGYAQVRHPVALLGAHGVPHALAFNLLGFVLPGLLAAVTAECLRRGLPAQAGWAPRVGSQMLLLAGLAFAAMGLLPLDVEDLHGPASQLHASAWMVWVLGFVAGTLLLGIAVLRQAHGRALGGLAVACGVLAALAAFALQGVLPAPLAQRLAFACWTLWLAAALPLSRQR; encoded by the coding sequence ATGTCGTCCCTGTCCCCTCTGCTGCGCGGATCCGGCCTGATCGCCGCGCTGCTGTTCGTGCTGGCGGTGCTGGGGTTCGGCGCCGGCCTGGAGGGCTACGCGCAGGTCCGCCACCCGGTGGCACTGCTGGGTGCGCACGGGGTGCCGCATGCGCTGGCCTTCAATCTGCTCGGTTTCGTGCTGCCCGGCCTGCTGGCCGCAGTGACGGCCGAATGCCTGCGACGCGGGCTGCCGGCGCAGGCGGGCTGGGCGCCACGGGTCGGCAGCCAGATGCTGCTGCTGGCCGGCCTCGCGTTTGCCGCGATGGGCCTGTTGCCGCTGGATGTGGAGGATCTGCATGGGCCGGCCAGCCAGCTGCACGCCAGCGCGTGGATGGTCTGGGTGCTGGGCTTCGTGGCCGGCACCCTGCTGCTGGGCATCGCTGTGCTGCGCCAGGCGCACGGCCGCGCGCTGGGAGGGCTGGCCGTGGCCTGTGGTGTGCTGGCCGCATTGGCCGCCTTTGCCCTGCAGGGCGTACTGCCCGCCCCGCTGGCGCAGCGGCTGGCATTCGCCTGCTGGACGCTGTGGCTGGCCGCCGCGCTGCCACTGTCGCGACAGCGCTGA
- the trxA gene encoding thioredoxin: MSETTYVFDATTATFETDVLQKSLQTPVLVDFWATWCGPCKTLGPMLEKLAGEYNGAFELAKVDVDKEQQIAAAFQIRSVPTVFLVKDGQLVDGFPGAIPEGQLREFLAQHGVVPADVGDTLVEDEAPLDPQAQVDVLRAQIAAEPDKDELKLDLALALLQIGGVDEAGTLIDALPANLATDDRAVRGRARLAFAAALKDAPAADVLEARIAADGKDLQARHLRGVQQLLAGEDEAALEQFLEMLRIDRGFQEGLPRKALIDAFNVITDEDLVGRARRRMASLLF; the protein is encoded by the coding sequence ATGAGCGAGACGACGTACGTATTCGACGCCACCACCGCGACCTTCGAGACCGACGTCCTGCAGAAGTCGCTGCAGACCCCGGTGCTGGTGGACTTCTGGGCGACCTGGTGCGGGCCGTGCAAGACCCTGGGCCCGATGCTGGAAAAGCTCGCCGGTGAATACAACGGCGCGTTCGAACTGGCCAAGGTCGATGTCGACAAGGAGCAGCAGATCGCGGCGGCGTTCCAGATCCGGTCGGTGCCGACCGTGTTCCTGGTCAAGGATGGCCAGCTGGTGGACGGTTTTCCCGGCGCCATTCCCGAAGGGCAGCTGCGCGAGTTCCTGGCCCAGCATGGCGTGGTGCCGGCCGATGTCGGCGACACCCTGGTCGAGGACGAGGCGCCGCTGGACCCGCAGGCGCAGGTGGACGTACTGCGTGCGCAGATCGCCGCCGAGCCGGACAAGGACGAACTGAAACTGGACCTGGCCCTGGCCCTGCTGCAGATCGGCGGCGTGGACGAGGCCGGCACCCTCATCGATGCGCTGCCGGCCAATCTGGCCACCGATGACCGCGCCGTGCGCGGCCGCGCCCGCCTGGCCTTCGCGGCGGCCCTGAAGGACGCCCCGGCGGCCGACGTGCTGGAAGCGCGCATCGCCGCCGACGGCAAGGACCTGCAGGCACGCCACCTGCGCGGCGTCCAGCAGCTGCTGGCCGGCGAGGACGAGGCCGCGCTGGAGCAGTTCCTGGAGATGCTGCGGATCGACCGCGGTTTCCAGGAAGGGCTGCCGCGCAAGGCGCTCATCGACGCCTTCAATGTGATCACCGACGAGGACCTGGTGGGCCGCGCGCGCCGCCGCATGGCGTCGCTGCTGTTCTGA
- a CDS encoding FecR family protein yields MGSCSCAPALPGQHSVTVGRFSPSIMRFLRILLYTLCLLPAMVGAQDWNYRVRPGDTLWDLGGAYLKPSVRWQQLQQHNRIDNPYRLPPGELLRFPISWLRTEPAPARVLAVRGQVELSAADGSATRAVRAGEQLHIGDAIQTQAESSITLEFADASRLQLREHSRLRLDQLSRYGRTGMVDTRLRLQQGRASNRVTPARGPASRYIIDAPTATSSVRGTVFRVSAGDDAHAGATEVLEGKVQVGNPHGLQVVLPGQASRSAGADAAPAAVSGLLPAPRLRAEGNRLGSLPTVLGWEPVAGADHYRIEVVQAATPEILLFATTTVDTRLVIGELPPGALRLLLRAVDAQGVEGIDASEDFVLGDQPPPPLTVAPLHGQAIKSDRPRFQWSQAPGARSSVLQVADEPQFLQPLREQDSSDTQLRLRDPLPAGQYYWRVASRDAQGHQGPYGQALPLQLTDDPVDPALQPPEAADGELTLRWQAGSDGQRYRVQVDRRGDFSAPLVDATVDQPQVSFKRPWRGTLHIRVQYIDDDGHAGPFSPAQQVRLPCRLCYGAGGSALLLWLLL; encoded by the coding sequence ATGGGGTCTTGCAGCTGCGCCCCCGCATTGCCGGGACAGCATTCCGTGACCGTTGGCCGTTTCTCTCCTTCCATCATGCGTTTCCTGCGCATCCTGCTGTATACCCTGTGCCTGCTGCCGGCAATGGTCGGCGCGCAGGACTGGAACTACCGGGTCCGGCCCGGCGATACCCTGTGGGACCTTGGCGGCGCCTACCTCAAGCCCAGCGTGCGCTGGCAGCAGCTGCAGCAGCACAACCGCATCGACAACCCCTACCGGCTGCCGCCGGGCGAGCTGCTGCGCTTCCCGATCAGCTGGTTGCGGACCGAGCCGGCACCGGCGCGGGTGCTGGCGGTGCGCGGCCAGGTCGAGCTCAGCGCGGCCGATGGCAGTGCCACCCGCGCGGTGCGCGCCGGCGAGCAGCTGCACATCGGCGATGCGATCCAGACCCAGGCCGAGTCCAGCATCACCCTTGAATTTGCCGATGCATCGCGGCTGCAGCTGCGCGAACACTCACGGCTGCGCCTGGACCAGCTCAGCCGCTACGGCCGCACCGGCATGGTCGATACCCGCCTGCGCCTGCAGCAGGGCCGCGCCAGCAACCGGGTCACCCCGGCGCGCGGACCGGCCTCGCGCTACATCATCGATGCGCCCACCGCCACCAGCAGCGTGCGCGGCACGGTGTTCCGGGTCAGCGCCGGCGATGACGCCCATGCCGGCGCCACCGAAGTCCTGGAAGGCAAGGTGCAGGTCGGCAATCCGCATGGCCTGCAGGTGGTGCTGCCCGGCCAGGCCAGCCGCAGCGCGGGCGCCGACGCGGCCCCCGCAGCGGTTTCCGGGCTGCTGCCCGCACCGCGCCTGCGCGCCGAGGGCAACCGCCTGGGCAGCCTGCCGACCGTGCTCGGCTGGGAGCCGGTGGCCGGTGCCGACCATTACCGGATCGAGGTGGTGCAGGCTGCGACGCCGGAAATCCTGCTGTTTGCCACCACCACCGTCGATACCCGGCTGGTGATCGGCGAGCTGCCGCCGGGAGCGCTGCGCCTGCTGCTGCGCGCGGTCGATGCGCAGGGCGTGGAAGGCATCGATGCCAGTGAGGATTTCGTGCTGGGGGACCAGCCGCCACCGCCGCTGACCGTGGCCCCGCTGCACGGCCAGGCCATCAAAAGCGACCGCCCCCGCTTCCAGTGGAGCCAGGCCCCCGGCGCCCGCAGCAGCGTGCTGCAGGTGGCCGACGAACCGCAGTTCCTGCAGCCGCTGCGCGAGCAGGACAGCAGCGACACCCAGCTGCGCCTGCGCGACCCGCTGCCGGCCGGCCAGTATTACTGGCGCGTCGCCTCGCGCGATGCGCAGGGCCACCAGGGCCCGTATGGCCAGGCGCTGCCGCTGCAGCTGACCGATGACCCGGTGGACCCCGCGCTGCAGCCACCCGAGGCCGCCGATGGTGAACTGACCCTGCGCTGGCAGGCCGGCAGCGACGGCCAGCGTTACCGGGTGCAGGTCGACCGCCGCGGCGATTTCAGCGCCCCGCTGGTCGATGCCACGGTCGACCAGCCGCAGGTGAGTTTCAAGCGCCCCTGGCGCGGCACGCTGCACATCCGCGTGCAGTACATCGATGACGACGGCCATGCCGGCCCGTTCTCGCCGGCCCAGCAGGTCAGGTTGCCGTGCCGGCTGTGCTACGGCGCCGGTGGCAGTGCCCTGCTGCTGTGGCTGCTGCTGTGA
- a CDS encoding CHASE2 domain-containing protein, whose amino-acid sequence MRRSPLPWSRRILLALLAGVATAVVSHGQWLWRQDETAYDLMVGSWDYRPDPSVLIVAIDEGSLQRIGQWPWPRSVHARLLDRLTDAGAERVALDLMLSEPDRRDARQDAELAAAIRRNGRVVLPVLAAPAAGDRMAEEMLPIPLIAASAAAIGHSDVEVDGDGVARGVYLRAGIGQPHWPALGLALADLPPERTRGLPDPDPELDSPYQWRRDDYVRVRYAGPPERLPQVSYADVLDGRVEAPMLKDRRIVVGMTASGIAPRLLTPTTREYWMSGSEYQANIASMLLQGKQIQVLPRAWQDALASLLVALCVMLLGLRLPWLVALCSLPAAPLLSWLLLRTGSLWWAPASALLGIVLVLTVWATWRIASWHRQANRDALTGLGNRLRFEQALQQECDAARRSAKPLSLALIDVDHFKHHNDRHGHQVGDRVLCDVARLIQAHARRPRDMAARYGGDEFALVLPDTPAEGAQQVIEDLIACVRALPPPGEGADAGVTLTIGIYTRIPDGELQPHHFVEGADNALYRAKDNGRDGYVIDSGTPGP is encoded by the coding sequence GTGAGACGGTCGCCACTGCCGTGGTCGCGACGGATCCTGCTGGCCCTGCTGGCCGGCGTGGCGACCGCCGTGGTCAGCCACGGCCAATGGCTGTGGCGGCAGGACGAAACGGCGTACGACCTGATGGTCGGCAGCTGGGATTACCGCCCCGACCCCAGCGTGCTGATCGTTGCCATCGACGAAGGCAGCCTGCAACGGATCGGCCAGTGGCCGTGGCCGCGGTCGGTGCATGCACGGCTGCTTGATCGCCTGACCGATGCCGGCGCCGAGCGGGTGGCGCTGGATCTCATGCTGTCCGAGCCCGACCGGCGCGACGCGCGCCAGGATGCCGAGCTGGCCGCAGCCATCCGCCGCAATGGCCGGGTGGTGCTGCCGGTGCTGGCCGCCCCCGCCGCCGGCGACCGCATGGCCGAGGAAATGCTGCCGATCCCGCTGATCGCGGCCAGCGCGGCGGCGATCGGCCACAGTGACGTGGAAGTCGATGGCGATGGCGTGGCCCGCGGTGTCTACCTGCGTGCCGGCATCGGCCAACCCCACTGGCCGGCCCTCGGGCTGGCGCTGGCCGACCTGCCGCCGGAGCGCACCCGCGGCCTGCCCGATCCCGATCCGGAACTGGATTCGCCCTATCAATGGCGCCGCGACGATTACGTACGGGTGCGCTATGCCGGGCCGCCGGAACGGTTGCCGCAGGTGTCCTATGCCGATGTGCTGGACGGGCGCGTGGAGGCGCCGATGCTGAAGGACCGGCGCATCGTGGTGGGCATGACCGCCAGCGGCATCGCTCCGCGCCTGTTGACCCCCACCACCCGCGAATACTGGATGAGCGGCAGCGAGTACCAGGCCAACATCGCCTCGATGCTGCTGCAGGGCAAGCAGATCCAGGTGCTGCCGCGGGCGTGGCAGGATGCGCTGGCCAGCCTGCTGGTGGCGTTGTGCGTGATGCTGCTCGGGCTGCGGCTGCCGTGGCTGGTGGCGCTGTGCTCGCTGCCGGCCGCGCCGCTGCTGAGCTGGCTGCTGCTGCGCACCGGCAGCCTGTGGTGGGCACCGGCCAGTGCGCTGCTGGGCATCGTGCTCGTGCTGACGGTCTGGGCCACGTGGCGGATAGCATCCTGGCACCGCCAGGCCAACCGCGATGCCCTGACCGGCCTGGGCAACCGCCTGCGCTTCGAGCAGGCGCTGCAGCAGGAATGCGATGCCGCGCGGCGCAGCGCCAAGCCACTCAGCCTGGCGCTGATCGATGTCGATCACTTCAAGCACCACAACGACCGCCATGGTCACCAGGTCGGCGACCGCGTGCTGTGCGACGTCGCACGCCTGATCCAGGCGCATGCACGGCGCCCGCGCGACATGGCCGCCCGTTACGGCGGTGACGAATTCGCGCTGGTGCTGCCCGACACGCCGGCCGAGGGCGCGCAGCAGGTGATCGAAGACCTGATCGCCTGCGTGCGCGCACTGCCTCCCCCCGGCGAGGGCGCCGATGCGGGGGTGACCCTGACCATCGGCATCTACACCCGCATACCCGATGGCGAACTGCAGCCCCACCACTTCGTCGAAGGTGCCGACAACGCGCTGTACCGAGCCAAGGACAACGGCCGCGATGGCTATGTGATCGACAGCGGCACGCCCGGACCGTAG
- a CDS encoding M20/M25/M40 family metallo-hydrolase encodes MSSSLGKARSHYFFAAVFLFLAIAFIAWWRLQPVDLPPKERQGNDFHAVRAHEVLKGILGDQRPHPVDSAANRAVADRITAQLREIGYQPRSVEGVSCSQKSQTCARVRNIVASLDGSADGKSVVFSSHYDSVGAGPGASDDGAGVATLLEIARLLKQGPPGRNRIVFLFNDGEEAGLLGARLVVEDPEVRDAVAVINAEARGTSGPSAMFETGGGSGWLVDAFSRSSKRPLTNSLLNTLYTLLPNDTDLSVFKANGMQGLNFAFGGDIGKYHTPLDNLDHIDLRSVQQQGDNLFGLAKALRDADLNQVDSAGNPLYTDVMGAAVVGAPAMLAPLGAIVLLIAMVFAARRIRRHVHYSLKDMVRGGLALPLAIVVGGATAYLLMFAMSMVHSSTIAWHSASGANRVVLWAFVAVTVTFSLRILVRRAASTGVWVGLGFAWLICTALIAIVLPGASYLFLLPGMVLVVCALAAPFVVARAGQHGLGGLAVVSAMGCFLIVLPLVFLFEIMLGYNAIYGTLGAGILISMAFAWFAPLMCQERLPSYRYTFGSLAVAVVLAGWFSVRAPAYTADAPQPLNLIYLQGAGGDARVVVEASGRRPPVGVLESMGPSTTLAQVFPWTSTRFYAAPVPSAMLPDATAAVLGIESTDKGGRRITVELRAGPSVTGLVLVLPATAALRSIDVKDGPSVEYSTSDGSQHHAFTCRGESCDGTRLVLDVAGKEPIPVTLIRVSAGLPASLESVARQRGQFAVPQNNGDESWVLGDTQL; translated from the coding sequence ATGTCTTCAAGTCTGGGAAAGGCGCGATCTCATTATTTCTTTGCAGCGGTTTTTCTGTTTCTCGCTATTGCATTCATCGCGTGGTGGCGGCTGCAACCGGTGGATCTGCCGCCGAAGGAACGCCAGGGAAATGACTTTCATGCGGTACGTGCACACGAGGTCCTGAAGGGGATCCTGGGAGACCAGCGCCCGCACCCGGTGGATAGCGCAGCAAATCGTGCGGTCGCTGATCGGATTACCGCTCAGTTGCGGGAGATCGGCTATCAGCCCCGCAGCGTGGAGGGTGTTTCGTGTAGCCAGAAGTCCCAGACCTGTGCGCGGGTACGGAACATTGTGGCGTCACTTGACGGTTCGGCTGACGGTAAGTCGGTCGTATTCAGTTCACACTACGATTCCGTCGGTGCAGGTCCAGGCGCAAGTGACGATGGAGCGGGCGTTGCGACGCTTCTTGAGATCGCGAGGCTGCTCAAGCAAGGCCCACCGGGCAGGAATCGAATCGTATTTCTCTTCAACGATGGTGAAGAAGCAGGGCTGCTCGGCGCCAGGTTGGTCGTAGAAGATCCTGAAGTACGAGACGCGGTTGCGGTCATCAATGCTGAAGCCCGCGGAACCTCCGGCCCGAGCGCCATGTTCGAGACCGGGGGGGGCAGTGGCTGGCTCGTCGATGCATTCTCGCGCAGTTCAAAGCGCCCACTCACCAACTCGCTTCTGAACACGCTGTACACGCTGCTCCCGAACGACACAGACCTGAGTGTGTTCAAGGCCAATGGCATGCAGGGCTTGAATTTCGCCTTCGGTGGTGACATTGGGAAATATCACACGCCACTGGACAATCTCGACCACATCGACCTGCGAAGCGTGCAGCAACAGGGCGATAACCTGTTTGGTTTGGCCAAGGCCCTGCGGGACGCGGACCTGAATCAGGTTGACTCGGCCGGGAACCCGCTTTACACGGATGTCATGGGGGCTGCGGTGGTCGGCGCACCCGCAATGTTGGCGCCCCTAGGTGCCATTGTCCTGCTGATTGCAATGGTGTTTGCAGCACGCCGAATCCGCAGGCACGTTCATTACAGTCTCAAGGACATGGTGCGAGGTGGGCTGGCACTTCCACTGGCCATCGTTGTCGGCGGTGCGACTGCCTATCTGCTCATGTTCGCCATGTCGATGGTGCACTCTTCGACCATTGCGTGGCACTCCGCGAGTGGAGCCAACAGGGTTGTGCTTTGGGCCTTCGTAGCGGTGACGGTGACGTTCTCGCTGCGTATCCTTGTGCGGCGTGCCGCTTCCACTGGCGTATGGGTCGGCCTGGGCTTTGCGTGGTTGATCTGCACTGCCCTCATCGCCATCGTGTTGCCGGGTGCAAGCTACCTCTTCCTGCTGCCCGGCATGGTACTGGTGGTGTGTGCGCTTGCCGCGCCGTTCGTGGTGGCTCGTGCAGGCCAGCATGGGTTGGGGGGGCTGGCCGTGGTGTCCGCGATGGGCTGCTTCCTGATCGTGCTGCCCCTGGTCTTCCTGTTCGAGATCATGCTGGGCTACAACGCAATTTACGGCACGCTGGGAGCCGGGATACTCATCTCGATGGCTTTCGCCTGGTTCGCGCCTCTGATGTGCCAGGAGCGGCTTCCTTCGTACCGGTATACGTTCGGTTCCTTGGCCGTGGCGGTTGTCCTGGCAGGATGGTTCTCCGTGCGGGCGCCGGCCTACACCGCAGATGCGCCGCAGCCCTTGAACCTGATTTACCTTCAGGGCGCAGGGGGCGACGCCCGCGTGGTGGTTGAGGCAAGTGGACGACGGCCACCTGTTGGGGTGCTTGAGAGCATGGGGCCTTCGACAACCCTTGCACAGGTTTTCCCGTGGACCTCAACACGCTTCTACGCAGCGCCGGTGCCGTCGGCAATGCTGCCCGATGCCACTGCCGCAGTGCTTGGCATCGAGTCAACAGACAAGGGAGGGCGCAGAATCACGGTGGAACTGCGAGCTGGGCCTTCGGTCACCGGGCTGGTGCTGGTGCTGCCAGCGACTGCGGCGCTGCGCTCGATCGACGTAAAGGATGGCCCCTCCGTGGAGTACTCCACGTCGGATGGAAGTCAGCACCATGCTTTCACTTGCCGCGGTGAGTCTTGCGATGGGACTCGGCTCGTGCTGGATGTCGCCGGGAAAGAGCCCATTCCTGTGACTTTGATACGGGTCTCTGCCGGATTGCCGGCGTCTCTTGAATCGGTGGCCCGACAGCGAGGACAGTTTGCCGTGCCGCAGAACAATGGTGACGAAAGCTGGGTATTGGGCGACACGCAGCTTTAA